The sequence AAGAACAGGGAAATGAGAAGAAAGGCCATTttagtgttatatatatatatataatatatatataatatataatatataatatatatatataatatatatatataaatataaacacacatatcTACATGTATACTTACTTAAATtcatatttacacacacacacacacacacacacacacacacacacacacacacacacacacacacacacacacacacactctgatcATGAGTCACCAGACAGGCTTTCCTCTGAATCACTGAATAAGGAAATCATCAGTTTTAATAGTGGATGTTGATATTCCAGCTGTAAAGTTGAGTGAAATAGGCTTACGGTGGTGTTTGTAGGGTCAGATTACTGTAAGAAGTTCAGCGTTACGGAGTGGGGTTTGATCCCTGTGGACGTGCACCATGTGTTCCTCCAGAGCATTTGTCCCTGTAATGAGGTCATGGATTTGTGCCAATCATGTGAAAGTTACCGAAACAAATGGTCATGCACTCAGAGACCCGTGACTGAAACCTGTTCTGCTTCTTTCCAGACAATCAACTATGGACGCCATCATTCGCTGCCCGTTCTTGTCTCGCGTCCCTCAAACCTTCCTGCAGCAGGCCGGGAAGTCCTTGGTGGCGTACGCAGTGAAATGTCCCGTCATGATGGACCTTGCCTCGAGGCCACTGGTTCGCTCGCTCTGCTCCACGTCCTCCAGCTTCCAGAAGGTTGAGAACACGACCCCAGCCGGAGACGGTCCGTATATTCGGCCGCTGCTCGTGTATGTGTGAAGTTCGGTGTGTTTGCATGCCTTACTGATGAATGTCCACTTTGCTTTTTGAATCAGAAGCCCCTAAGGTTCCTGCGGGTCACCCCGTGCCTCCGGTGGGTTCAGCGGCCGCCTCCAAATGCCCGTTCCTGGCCGCAGAGATGGGTCAGAAGAACAGCAGCGTGGTTCGGCAGGCCAGCATGGCTCTTCAGGAGGATGTTTCTGAGGTTCGCACCATGCGCAAAGGTTCGTGTTTTAATCTCTGCTCTGTTGAGGTTTATTGTTCATTAGAGCTGTGTGATGTCCAGATTTGATGTCCTGTTGTTGATTCAAATATCGAGAAATGTTAACAACAGAATGTAAAAGTGTTTAAAGTGTAAATAAATGGCACTTTCCTTTCATCTAACCTCCGGATTATGCCTGAAAAAGGAGTGTTTACTGAGGAAACCGGGGTAACCGCTATATTTCTGCAGAACGTGCATGTGCATTTTCCTTCAATGCATCTGTCGTTTTTGTTCAGATGATGCAAAAATCAAATGTAGAATAATAaggtattatatatattttaaattaatatgtaTAGTAATTTAGAAGCTCTAGATGAGACTTGTCGCACTGAACCAGCTAGTTGACTGTCCATCCCGTCCATACGCTGTCTTCGAGCTCTTTCGCTGGTCTGACTGTGACGGGCCTGTTTTACAGACGTCTCTCCATCAGAGCTCAATCCTTTGGTGAAGGACGCCAAGATGGGAGGAAACCTCATGAAGAAGCTGATGAAGCAGCGTCCCACCAGGGTCTCTCATTTGCTGCAGGAGAACATGCCCAAAAGTATGTGCGCTCGCCCGCTATTGTCCTGCTCTGTGGCCTGCAGTGATGACAGCCGTTCTGTAAACCACTTCCTGTTTTGAAACGCAGTTCTTCTCTTTCAGCTGTGTCCAACTTTCGTTATGATGAGTTCTTTGAGAAGAAGATTGAGGAAAAGAAGGACGATCACACGTACCGTGTGTTTAAGACGGTGAACCGCAGAGCTACGGAGTTCCCGATGGCGGACGATTACTCCGAGTCCTTGTCCTTCAGGAGGAACGTCTCTGTGTGGTGCAGCAACGACTATCTGGGCATGAGCCGCCACCCGCAGGTCGTGCAAACTATAACGTGAGTCTCATTTCACACCAATCTTCTACGGGAAAACTTTGGTTAACAGAAAACGGCCGTTTTCAGGACTATGAATAATATTTTCAGCAAATGGTCATGAAATTGCTCCTAGAATAGCCTTTAGGGCTGCCCTCAACTAAAGATTTTTGTAGTCAACTAGTAGTCGTTCATTTAAGCGATTTTTCGACTAATCACACGTATATATTAAgccatataaatcataataatgagcctttaatTGCCGATTTATTTAATGCATAACCTAatccgcacacacacacacataaagctCGCCACAGCGCACAGGCAAACACAATGATTATgaataatgttatatataatgttttctgtgtttttggcTGTAGAGATGAAGTCACTTTTTTCCTTATTTCTTCTGCGACTAACTGTCTAATAAGATTTTTTGTTGACTAACAATTAGTCGAACATTCGGGGACAGCCCTAGAAAATataatgttctgttttttgtgcTGAAAATGTTTGATTACAGAAACCCTAAATGAACGTCTCTCCTCGTTCTCTTTCAACAGGGACACTTTAGGGAAGCACGGTTCGGGAGCTGGAGGGACTCGGAATATATCGGGGACGAGTAAGTTCCACGTGGACCTGGAACACGAGCTGGCCGATCTTCACGGGAAGGACGCTGCCTTGCTCTTCACCTCCTGCTTTGTGGCCAATGACTCCACACTCTTCACGCTGGCCAAGATGCTGCCTGGTAATGATTCCCGTTTAAGAAAATAAAGCTCGCTCTTCTATGCACGTCGTGGCAATATAGAGTTACGATGTGAGAATTCACCCATTTAGACGGTCAGATTTCTGATAGCAGGCGTTTTTTGTCTCTTCAGGTTGTGAGATCTATTCAGACGCTGGCAACCACGCCTCAATGATTCAGGGCATCAGGAACAGTGGCGCCAAGAAGTTTATCTTCCGTCACAATGACGCCAGACATTTACGCCAGCTTCTGGAGAAATCTGATCCCTCCACTCCAAAGATCGTAGCCTTTGAGACGGTGCACTCGATGGACGGTGAGTGAGAGCCTCTCATGCGAGCGACGGTTTCCGCCCATGGGCTTCGGGAGCTCATGGAGACTCTTGTTTGTTGTGTCAGGTGCCGTGTGTCCGCTGGAGGAGATGTGCAACATCGCCCACGAGTTCGGCGCCATCACTTTCGTGGACGAGGTTCACGCGGTGGGACTGTACGGAGCCAGGGGAGGCGGCATCGGAGACCGCGACGGGGTGATGCACAAGATGGACATCATCTCTGGCACGCTGGGTGAGTTTGGATCATGTAAACATGTGGCGTCTGGTCCGTTTTAATGGCTCCTGCAGGAGAAGCGTGAATGTCACTCAATGCTCTAGTGGATACTCTGATCTGCCGTTGCTTAGAAACCAGCGCTCTTGTTTTGCTCTCATTGAATTTGCTCTGAAGGCTGTTGAATGGCCGTTTGTCAGCCGGGTTGAGATGACCCGACAGGCACGCAGAGCTAGTGAATAGCACCTCAGGAAACTAATGAAACCCTTGTATTCCTGTAATCTGTTGTGCAGAATCTTGACTTGGCCTAAAACACGATAAACGATAAGCAGTGTGAGCCGGATGGCATCAGCTCACCCGGATTCTGCTGATTTTTAGTGGGAATTCtgtgaaatgtatttaaatgagCTGAGAGTACTGCATTCTTATTGGTCGCTGAAAGCAGCATCACATCAGCCCAAGTATGCAGTGAACAAACACACCGGCTCTTCCTGAGGTCTGTGTGTGCAGATTATCTTTTTCCTGACATTCGGAAACAAAAAGATTGATGGATTCGCCTCTTGAAATTTGGGCTGCACAATTTGGAGGAAAAACATCTAATTgtgaaattttttttctttttttttctttttcttccccTTCCTCTCTAATAAAAACGGCAATatgcaattattatttttatttatttatttatttttaaattccgTTCCCTGTGCTTGTtagtagagctgcacaatttagCCAAAATTGCATTGTCTATATAATAATGACAactcttgttgttgttgttgttgttattattattacaaaataaaataagaattatTACTAATTGAAAGCTATTACTATTGCAATATTTCACTGTAAGTTAAAACAAttgagtatttaaaaaaaataatagcaataataataataataaatgtaatatttattaaatgtttataaatttattaaatatatttctaaatgttttatttataaataattttttatttataatttttttttttttttttgcattacaaCTGTGAAATTATATAATATCAATATTTATGGCTTTATTTCTTCACTGTAAAACATGCAGCACATATTGAATCAAATCACAAAGACTGCGATTTCATAATTGCATTAAGCCATATTGTGATTTcggttttgttttgatttaatcCTTCTGGACTAAGAAGGatccgtgcagctcttaaagtgacagcagcctaatattcctgctgccatctctaaaatatatttgtaatgtttttgattgCAGATTGTAATTTGATTGCAGTTTTTCTTTATCTGAATACCTGGAAAATCTTAAAACGGTTTATTTCAGTCATATATTTGTTCAGTTGTATGTATTTATTCACAAATACAATCAGAATCGTTAAACTTCAAACAATACCCAACCCTAATGATCAACGGTGTCTGGTTGTTCCTGCAGATTGTTCTCTAAAGTCCTCGTCTGATCTGTTTCCGCAGGGAAAGCGTTCGGGTGTGTCGGCGGTTACATCGCTAGCACCAACGCTCTGGTGGACACCGTCCGTTCCTACGCCGCCGGCTTCATTTTCACCACGTCACTGCCTCCCATGCTGCTCGCCGGCGCCCGCCAGTCCGTCCAGATCCTGAAGAGCGAGGAAGGCCGCGCGCTCCGCCGCAAACACCAGCGCAACGTCAAGCTGCTGCGGCAGATGCTGATGGACACCGGCCTGCCCGTGGTTCACTGCCCCAGCCACATCATTCCTATCAGAGTACGTACACACCGACacgctgacacacacacacacacacgcgtgTCCTGACTGAACATGTGAATCTGTGCCGTCAGGTTTCGGATGCTGAGAAGAACACGGAGGTGTGTGACATCATGATGAGCCGCTACAACATCTACGTCCAGGCCATTAACTACCCGACCGTGGCCCGTGGAGAGGAGCTGCTCCGCATCGCGCCCACGCCTCACCACACGCCGCAGATGATGCAGTACTTCGTGGGTGAGTCTGTGCGATTAGCGAGGAGTTAGTGCGGCTCTCGGACACACGCGGCGTGTTTCGGAGCTCTGGTCGTGGGTGTAACgagcgtgtgtgtttgtgtccgcCACAGATAAGCTGACGCAGACGTGGACGGAGGTCGGTCTGGAGCTGAAGCCGCACTCGTCGGCCGAGTGTAACTTCTGCAGGCAGCCGCTGCACTTCCAGCTGATGAGCGAGAGGGAGAAGTCCTTCTTCAGCGGCCTCAGCCAACCCGTGTCGGCCTGCGGCTGACCAGAGCGTGCAGATCCTCCTTCCAACAGATCCACAGAATAAATATTTAGACCACCTAATTTGcgtatttatgtattttgttaTTGGAGTAAATCTaaagtattttatatttaaagatGTTTAACTAGTGTAGGCCAGTCATTGGTTATTATTCACATATGAAGCATTACTGATGTAGATGGATTCTGCACTTCACTGGTTTTAATAAACGAATGACGCTCAGATTTCATCTGTTTACTGTGGTTTGTGTCCGTTAAATCCCCGCTGGACGGATGACCGGCTGTAAACTGCTTACACTAGTCTCATAAGTTAgtcatcattgttttttttggtcataACTTTCAGTCGGTTACATGAAGAGCAGGCAGATGGGAAAGTAAGACTGATGAACTAGATAAGTGCTGAACTGGCCTCGGTTTCCTCTCTCTGACTGTTATGAATGTCCATAACCGACCCGGCACACTGACCTACATCTGCAGCGATGTGTTGTCCAGGTAGTGGGTCATGTGAAAAACGACCCTGTCCAGACGAGAAGCGTCCTTCTCCTTTCACAGATCGCAggtgtgtgtgacgtcaccaTCTGATGGTTATCGAACTCTGACCCACATAAGAGAAGGAGCATGGCTACCCTTAAACTCtagttatataataatattttaaagggttagttcacccaaaaaatgaaatttctgtcatttattactctccctcatgtcgttcacacccgtaagaccttcgttcatcttcagaacacaaattatgatctttttgatgaaatccaatactcgtccatagacagcatcaacactttcaaggtccagaaaggaactaaagacatcattaaaacagtcatgtgactgcagtggatcaaccttaatgttatgaagagacgagaatactttttgtgcgcaaaaacaaaacaaaaatggcgactttattcaacaaattcgtctctTCTGTCAGTCAGAGCTTCTGTGTTTGCGTCCGAACACCGGCTCAGTGTTAGCCTGtatgtttttttccttttgtaaaAGAGATTAATTTTGTAGCTTTTCTTTCACCAGGTCATCCAAAAAGGAAATTGTTGTTTTCAGTTAATGActtcattaaacattatttgtagCTCTTGAGAACCAATAATCTCAATAAGCTTTGTGCTTTGATacttttaatatgaaacaaagtcgcaaaattcaaattctgttTATTGTATCAGAAAATTCAAactataaatgtgtttttggcgCTCCGGTGAACCGATTATCTCCTCTTCACTCAAAtcaacatgaatgaacatcagaaggaatgctGAAAGATTTAGAACAGCTGACTGAAATCAATCACGTCTCATTTAATccatcaatcagtgtttcagccGCAGGGAAGACGCCAATAAAGCAGCTTGAGAACAATGTCACATAATTTAACTTGACAGTCAGCTAGAATAATAAcactagagaggagcattttgataAATTTACATGATTAATGTTGAATATTTTCTTAGcctgttcattttaattttcttaaattaatgatttcttcaatatttaatgtaggttatgtttaaataaatcggGCTATTACTGTCATTGTTTAAATGTTCACCAACAAATAATAAATctattattaaaaatttattataaaattgatTAATGTGTAATTTACAACATTATTTGAGTGTCGATTAGTTTTTTCAACTGCTTGCATTTTAAAAAACTTTGgctcttttttttcaaaactttacacacaaatccaagaattacacacacaaaatgcaaaacgtctcacatctcttgcaaaatgaagcagtgcattaaaaatatcacaaacacatctcaaaatCAAACGTTGCAAACATCTTTGCCATAATATTCTATATGGATATATCATATACACACAGTTATTCAAAACCTAAAGCTCTTCTTTCATGAGCTCCATTTCTGTACAAGATTGACAGTAATCGGCAGAGAGATGTGGAAAATTCACAGTAAGCATGAAAGCAAGACTGAAACCaaactatttattattttactgtaagCATGAGTGGTTGTGAATACAGTATTACACAgtatgaaagaaaagaaatacgTGTGTAGCTGGACAGGAacaatagttgtgtttgaaaaGGGAAATCAAGATACTTCCTGTTAGATTGCTGTGTGCTGCATAGAGAATTGTGCGTTGTTTTCTGCTAAAAGTGTTTTATGAGATTGAAAACTGAGTCGGAGGCTGATAATTAATGTGTGGTTTTGAAGATTTGAGTATCAGCTTTCAGAAATTGTGTGACAAGTAAGGATTGTGTGTGTAAGCActtgaaaaaaactaaataaatttgactaattcattgattattaaataaactttattttcattttggttttCGACATTCAAGTGCatcttaaattttgatttcggtacatcaattcatttatttccaCAAGAATTACAATTGCAGGAGACTGAATATTTTGTACAGTTCATTCCTGAAGATGTGTGTAGTGTGTATGAACGTgtaatgaactgatttagatgttcCTTCATTCGTCAGAGGAGAGGCTCGACTGATCCTGCTTTCTTACAAGACTTCTGTTTTTCCTCCATTTCTGTCTCCTCTGGCTTGAGTGAATGAAACCGGGATCCTTCATCATCACCTTCTCAAAAACACTTTTTCGCACCCTTTGTCAAAACAGTCACCACAGATCTCATCGAAACACCCCAAACTCTGTCAGATTCACTGTGCTGAACAACAGGAAAACATCTACTGTATGTTCACAGCTGATAGAAAGAATTATGAATCTCTAATGCATGGAAATGTGTTTGATGGAAATATTAGCTTATGCTGCATGAGAGTATTAGAGCATTTTGCAAACAACTTTAGTGATTTTGGCCATTGAGCTTCAGTTTGAAAATATGACGTCGGAGTGGACAAATGTGTCTAAGCAATCGAGAGAAACTGTAATATTCAGCGATTATTGATtcgactgcactgacactattggatgagaagAAGCCTAAACTAAACTGAATTCATTTCTTCACTGAACTGACGTGATAAAGTTGAcatcacagtctgtgttatATCTGAACCGATGACTTTACACTTATTAAACAGAACTGAATCTTCATCGTACAGCCCAACCCAGTCATTCTGTGAAGCTGCTGTCAATCAATCTGTACTGTATAAAACACTGGAGGAATAAACAGATTTAAACAAATTCagtcaaaaatttaatttaatctgcATATCAACCTGACAATTTAAAGACTTGTGGAGGCGCCACTGGACAGAGATGTAGATGATGTTGATGATGTAGATGATGTTGATGATGtagatatatttatagatgTAGATGTAGATGTAGATGTAGATGTAGGCCGTCGGTCACACACAACACTAACTCTCATGAAATGAGTCTGTGCTGACGGCGGATCTCCAGTCATCGTCACATGATGCTCGAGAATCCATGACTTTCTGTATCCAGGGCATTCCTCTGTTTCCTTCAGCCTCTCAGCCGCTGGTTTTCAGAAAGAGGAATTACAGTATTAGCAGTGAATGACGGACAGTTAGTCATGTACGGATGTGCTTCTGAATAAAGTCACGTCGGTACAGTTCTTGTGTCAGCAAAATCCGTGTGGGAACCCTGCTGTCGTTCCGATAAATACTGTTATATACAGCTGTTTCTGTCTGAATCTAGAGCTGCAGAAATGTTAACACTAAAATCCTCAGTCCTGGTACTAAAGGTTTGATTATATATCATGAAAATGAGTGTGCAAAATAAACTTTAAGagttcagagagagagagagatgatgatgaacaacaacaaacacaacATTACATTTATAGGAAtattgttttaagttcacttaaattacCTGTTCACGCCTCAATCTATCCATCCTGTTAATAATGTTGTATTTGTTCTGATGATGAGCccaaaaacacacactcactcaatacacacacactaacatcTGAACAAGTTCTGCTTGATAAGtttaggttgatatctcaaaaaaataactttcagtaagattttttgtgCGCAGTACCAAGCTTTTCCACTAGACGACATTCAGACTCTTTGATTTtcatggtttgagtgatctgaaccatactTTTCAACatatttatgaagtagacatcctattcAGAAGAAGTCTGTGCAGTGATGTTAATATTTGATTTGAACTCAATCCCTAAAACACAAATGTAAAGAATCAGAGCGTGTTATATAGTTCGGCACATCACAAATGAAGAATCTGTCACTGATTATCTAATGCTCTCTCGTTTCTTCTGAAAATCAGCAAATATGAAAACTACAGAAAGCTTTCAAACAATATATAGTCAAGATTATTGTTATAGATGTGTAATAGTAAATGTCCCACAGGTGCGGGAGGGGCTGtcttaaaaatagtgcttttataaatcataaattcagatattttttctttgtaatgTGTGAAAGTATTGATATTAAAAGTTATATGTATTTTTCATAGTGTGATTTTTGGGGAATTGTATTGAACTCAGTTTGAACGTCAGCAGTGCATGAGCGTTAAGCATCTCTCAGTTATTATTTGTAGAAGTAACTCTGTCACATCTGGAGGCAGTGACTTCACTGAGGACAGTGTTCTTCAGAAAGGAGCGGTCAGCAGAGATCCGTTCAGGTCCGGCCAGTCTGACCAGACACcaaaaacagcagaatgggCGTTgagtttcacacacacacacacacacacacacacacacacacacacacacacacacacacacctgatccGTCAGAGACAGACGCACTAAAGTCAGATGACTAAAAGTCTCGCTGGAGCCGCTCTGATCCGTCGGTCAGTGAACAACTCTCTCAGACGATGCTTTAATCTGAATCTGATTCACAGCGTTCATGGATCCACACGAGTCGACTGATCAGCAGCTCCTGAAAACTGAGAAAACTGACCCAATTCAAACTGAAACTACATTTTTACATGAAGAAAATTTTTTTTGACTTCATGACAAGCACGATTCTCTCCCGTTATTCTCATTACTGAAGGAGTCAAGACtttattttgaagaaattaatacttttattcatcaaggatgcctTAAATTCATCataatgacagtaaagacgttTATAAAGTTACGAAAAAAGTACAAAAGGGTTATACATTTCTATTtccaataaatgctgttcttgaactttctattcatcaaagaatcctgaagaaTAAAATGAATGACGAAATGAATTCACATAGAAatctgaactgttttcaacattgaaaataatcataaatgtttcttgagcatcaaatcatcatatcagaatgatttctgaaggatcatgtgacactgaagactggagtaatgatgctgaaaattcagctttgatcactggaataaattacactttactatatattcacatagaaaacagctgatttacattgtaataatatttcactattttactgtatttttgatcaaataaatgcagctttgatgagcagaacattaaaaatgatacaCTTTTGAATGGACTAAGTGTcatcatttacataatatatcATTACTTGTCCATGTGAAAATTAGATTAAGCCTTACAGCAATAAAAATTAATGtttctttatgcaaaaaaacccctatatttaataaaatacccTTTTTTCAGCACCAAAATGCACAGGGAACGTGTCTAACATTGTGATTTTTCCTGAAATGAGCATGAATTCTACAGCGATGCAGTGTGTTTCTTCCATCACAGTATCAGGATTATTTTTAGTGTAGCGCGGCACGTGTTTTGGACAGGCTTTGTGACGCCAAACTCTCACTCAGCGCCGCACAATGAGTCTGTCTTCCTTCAGCAGCCCTCCATGAGCCGCATGACAGGAAACACTTGGCTTTATTCTTTCGCTTCACTTCCTCCTTCATCTGCAGGTGTCGCACACACGTGACACACTTCAAAGTCCCTCCGTAATCTGACACACACCTGAGGCCGAACAATGAGGCTTTCATGGAGGAAATTCCCATATAAACTCTGGAATTATATCTGTGTGAAATCTCATTAAAGCTCATGTGACTGGACGGATCATGATCTCTTATTGTTGGCATCTTTGGTAACATGAAAGTTTTTCATCGTCTTCAGCAGTGAGACTAACGTTATTAACCGTCACAAACGGGCGGTCAGACACGAGTACGGCTGGACTGAGATGATTATGAAGTGAAATGTCAAGCAC comes from Chanodichthys erythropterus isolate Z2021 chromosome 6, ASM2448905v1, whole genome shotgun sequence and encodes:
- the alas1 gene encoding 5-aminolevulinate synthase, nonspecific, mitochondrial, translated to MDAIIRCPFLSRVPQTFLQQAGKSLVAYAVKCPVMMDLASRPLVRSLCSTSSSFQKVENTTPAGDEAPKVPAGHPVPPVGSAAASKCPFLAAEMGQKNSSVVRQASMALQEDVSEVRTMRKDVSPSELNPLVKDAKMGGNLMKKLMKQRPTRVSHLLQENMPKTVSNFRYDEFFEKKIEEKKDDHTYRVFKTVNRRATEFPMADDYSESLSFRRNVSVWCSNDYLGMSRHPQVVQTITDTLGKHGSGAGGTRNISGTSKFHVDLEHELADLHGKDAALLFTSCFVANDSTLFTLAKMLPGCEIYSDAGNHASMIQGIRNSGAKKFIFRHNDARHLRQLLEKSDPSTPKIVAFETVHSMDGAVCPLEEMCNIAHEFGAITFVDEVHAVGLYGARGGGIGDRDGVMHKMDIISGTLGKAFGCVGGYIASTNALVDTVRSYAAGFIFTTSLPPMLLAGARQSVQILKSEEGRALRRKHQRNVKLLRQMLMDTGLPVVHCPSHIIPIRVSDAEKNTEVCDIMMSRYNIYVQAINYPTVARGEELLRIAPTPHHTPQMMQYFVDKLTQTWTEVGLELKPHSSAECNFCRQPLHFQLMSEREKSFFSGLSQPVSACG